Part of the Pedobacter roseus genome is shown below.
AATTTACTTTCCGCTGCAAAATCCAGTTTTCAGGATCTTTGATATCAGTAACGTCTGCTTCGGTTACATCGATAATAACGCCCATACCAGCGAAAGAAAATAAGGGCTTTAATACATAGTTTTCTAAATCGCCAGGAATTGTTTTTACCTCATTTAAAAAACGTGTTTCGGGTACGAATTCGCTTTTTAGAAATGGCATAGTATATTTACTGATGCGGTAAAACCAATTGGGATGTGTTACCCACTCTACATCGAGCTCTTCACGCGGATCGAAACTGTTTTTAAAAATTTCGGTGTTGTTGGCAACTTCGTCGAAAATTAAACGGTTATAAATTCTTTTTAGCTGAATCTGATTGCCATCTTCTTCGTAAAACAGTTGTTTGCCTATTTTTTTAATGTCTTCGAGTGCGAGGATCTTAATACCCAATAATTTTTGGGTGACAAAAAAATCGATAGCGGTTTTTTGATTAGGGGCATCAACATCCATTAAAGCAACCTCTTCTGGCTGGTGTTTTCCAATAATTACTTCCTTAAGCAGTTTAGTGTACTTTTCCTCGTCAAATCCGTTTAAAAAATAATTTACGGAAGTATCTATGTCGAAATTGGCCTTAAAAGTTTTAGCTAAATGGTGCTGAAAACCATATAAAGAAGGGAAACCCTGCATTTCAATCAACATAGGCGTGAGTTCCCCATTTTTATCTTTGCAGATGCCAAAATCGAAGGTTAGAAAGTGTGGCTGCTCGTTTTCATTGGGAACAATCCAATCTACTGGGATTGCCTTTTGGGTAAGCGTTTTAAAATTGGGCTGTTTAATCAGTTTTATAATTTCCTCTCCGGCCGCAATCAATTTTTCCTTTAAAGCTTTTGGTATAAAAATAGGAGTTTCTGCTACCCTGAAAGGAATTTCAGGATAACCCTGACTAAGCTCTTTTAAAAAGTTCTGATACTTTTCTGTGGTAAACTGTTGGTTGTATTTTTGGCGTTGAGCAGGTATCATAGGTTTTTATAGTTTTCGTCATTGCTACAAAAAATCGTCATTGTGAGTTTGCGATTTATCATCGAAACAAAGCAATCTTTTATGTTGTAGAAAAAGATTGCTTCACCCATTCGCTCAATCCACTTCTTCAGTTCGCAATGACGACTGTTTTTGCAAATCTCCAATTGCTTTTTGCAAAAAATTAGGTAAAATAATACTTTGGGTAAGCACAATCCTTGCCGGATCGTCTAAACTGTTTAACATATCGAGGTATTTCTGCTCCCCGTGCATATCGCTAATTGCTTTTTTCTTTTCGTCCTGAAGCAAATACATTTTCATGCCCACCGGATCGGCTTCCGGGTGAAATTGTGTGCCAATAATTTCATCTGAAAAGCGGATCGACATCATACAACGTTCTAATTCGATATGTTTACGTTCTTTCTCAATGGCTAATAGTTTAGCTCCTTTGCGTTCAAAAGCTTCAAAATCGGGTTCAATCACCTGCCAGTCGCGGCTGTCAACAGAAAAGAAAGGATTGGTGATGCCATTAAAAATTTCATCTTTTTCTCCATCTTCGGTCAGTGTAATCGGGAAAATCCCAAAAGCATTCGACCTCCGCTCAGTCACATTGCCCAACTCATATTTTCTGCAGGCCAATTGAAAGGAATGGCAGATTAAAAAAGCATATTTTTTTCTGTGTTCGCTTTTTTGATTAAAAGCTTCAATCTGGTCGAGCAGGTTAAAGAAATCATTTTCCCATTTCTCTCCTTTGCTTTCAATCGGGCTCCCTGGTCCACCGCTAGAAATATAAGCATCATAGCCGATGCCTGGTATTTCGCCTTTTTGCCTTAAATCAAAAATATCAAAGATTAAATCGATATTGTTTTCAATTCTGAAACGGGATAAAATTTCCTGAATCCCCCGCATACCCTGATTAGGTGCGCCGTTATTCATGTCAATAACGGCTACCTTTAAGCTTCTTTTATCCATTTTAAATTACTTTGCGCCTATAAGTGTTTGAGTGGTAATGTAATCTACCACGGCCTCAAAGTTACCAGTTTGCTGGTAAACAGCCAACTGTCTGTCTGCTCCGGTACCATGCTCCAGAATTTTGTGTACATAATTAATGTCTTCACGGCAACCTAACTCATCCACTACATCATCAACAAAATCCAATAATTCTAAAACAAGGTTGCGGCAGTTTACTTCCATTTCTTTACCGAAATCGATCAGATTGCCATCAATACCATAACGTGCAGCCCGCCATTTATTTTCGTTGATCAACGCTCTTGAATAAGATATAAACTCCATATTCTGCAAACGCAGTTTATATAGTTTAGCACATAATGCCTGAAATAATGCCGTAAATGCCATGGTTTCATCGATCAGCATCGGGCAATCGCAAATTCTGAACTCCACCGTATCAAAAAATGGATGCACTCGGATGTCCCACCAAATTTTCTTTGCATTATCCATGCAA
Proteins encoded:
- a CDS encoding type 1 glutamine amidotransferase → MDKRSLKVAVIDMNNGAPNQGMRGIQEILSRFRIENNIDLIFDIFDLRQKGEIPGIGYDAYISSGGPGSPIESKGEKWENDFFNLLDQIEAFNQKSEHRKKYAFLICHSFQLACRKYELGNVTERRSNAFGIFPITLTEDGEKDEIFNGITNPFFSVDSRDWQVIEPDFEAFERKGAKLLAIEKERKHIELERCMMSIRFSDEIIGTQFHPEADPVGMKMYLLQDEKKKAISDMHGEQKYLDMLNSLDDPARIVLTQSIILPNFLQKAIGDLQKQSSLRTEEVD